The genomic interval TGAGAACTCAATAGTGTGCACTTGAAATTGGTGTATGCCAATATGTTTTATCCCCGTCACCCGGACCCTTTTGGGGTGTGGGTGTGGGTGATTCCTTTTTTGGATAACGAGACTGTCAGTTTGATGGTTTCTGTTGCCAGTTCGAACTCGTGACCCGTGTGGGTGGCTTATTCCGCTGCCCGGGGTTGCACTGTTTTTTTACGGAGAGTTTGATCCTGGCTCAGGACGAACGCTGGCGGCGTGCTTAACACATGCAAGTCGAACGCTGAAGCCCGAGCTTGCTCGGGTGGATGAGTGGCGAACGGGTGAGTAACACGTGAGTAACCTGCCCATGTCTCTGGGATAAGCGCTGGAAACGGCGTCTAATACTGGATATGTCCCATCACCGCATGGTGTGTGGGTGGAAAGATTTATCGGACATGGATGGGCTCGCGGCCTATCAGCTTGATGGTGGGGTAACGGCTCACCATGGCGACGACGGGTAGCCGGCCTGAGAGGGTGACCGGCCACACTGGGACTGAGACACGGCCCAGACTCCTACGGGAGGCAGCAGTGGGGAATATTGCACAATGGGCGCAAGCCTGATGCAGCAACGCCGCGTGAGGGATGACGGCCTTCGGGTTGTAAACCTCTTTTGTCAGGGAAGAAGCCGTGAGGTGACGGTACCTGGAGAAAAAGCACCGGCTAACTACGTGCCAGCAGCCGCGGTAATACGTAGGGTGCAAGCGTTGTCCGGAATTATTGGGCGTAAAGAGCTCGTAGGCGGCTTGTCGCGTCTGCTGTGAAATCCCGGGGCTCAACCCCGGGCCTGCAGTGGGTACGGGCAGGCTAGAGTGCGGTAGGGGAGATTGGAATTCCTGGTGTAGCGGTGGAATGCGCAGATATCAGGAGGAACACCGATGGCGAAGGCAGATCTCTGGGCCGTAACTGACGCTGAGGAGCGAAAGCATGGGGAGCGAACAGGATTAGATACCCTGGTAGTCCATGCCGTAAACGTTGGGAACTAGATGTAGGGCCTGTTCCACGGGTTCTGTGTCGTAGCTAACGCATTAAGTTCCCCGCCTGGGGAGTACGGCCGCAAGGCTAAAACTCAAAGGAATTGACGGGGGCCCGCACAAGCGGCGGAGCATGCGGATTAATTCGATGCAACGCGAAGAACCTTACCAAGGCTTGACATGTAGAAGAACGGGCGAGAGATCGTCAACTCTTTGGACACTTCTATACAGGTGGTGCATGGTTGTCGTCAGCTCGTGTCGTGAGATGTTCGGTTAAGTCCGGCAACGAGCGCAACCCTCGTCCTATGTTGCCAGCACGTGATGGTGGGAACTCATGGGATACTGCCGTGGTCAACACGGAGGAAGGTGGGGATGACGTCAAATCATCATGCCCCTTATGTCTTGGGCTTCACGCATGCTACAATGGCCGGTACAAAGGGCTGCGATACCGTAAGGTGGAGCGAATCCCAAAAAGCCGGTCTCAGTTCGGATTGGGGTCTGCAACTCGACCCCATGAAGTCGGAGTCGCTAGTAATCGCAGATCAGCAACGCTGCGGTGAATACGTTCCCGGGCCTTGTACACACCGCCCGTCAAGTCATGAAAGTCGGTAACACCCGAAGCCGGTGGCCTAACCCCTTGTGGGAGGGAGCTGTCGAAGGTGGGACTGGTGATTAGGACTAAGTCGTAACAAGGTAGCCGTACCGGAAGGTGCGGCTGGATCACCTCCTTTCTAAGGAGCACTCGTGACCCTGTTGGGGGTTGCGCAGAATGTCCCGGTTGTCGCCGTTCGTGTGACACGGAGACGCTCATGGGTGGAACATACATCAACGAGCGAGCTTGGTTTCTCGCCTGTGCTAGTACTCTTCTCGTCTTCGGGCGGGGGGATGGAACGTGTGGGTGTGTGACGGGGTTTGTTTTTTCGGGTGCGCATTATTGGGTCCTGGAAGCCCAGCCGGCTTGTGCCTCCTTGTGGGGGTGTGGGTGGACTTGGTTTTCTGGCCCGGGCTGTTCGGACGTGTTGCCGGGCGGGTCGGGACTGACCGTACGTTGAGAACTACACAGTGGACGCGAGCATCTCAACATCATCCTGTTTTGCGGGGTGGTGTTGAATACTTAGATTTATTTCATTGGTCGTGCCCGCATTGATGGTCGCCTGTTTGGGTGGGTGTTGGTGTGTGGTGCGTGTTTCTGAATACTTATGTGATTTCAAGTTTCTAAGAGCAAACGGTGGATGCCTTGGCATCTGGAGCCGAAGAAGGACGTAGTAATCTGCGATAAGCCTCGGGGAGCCGATAAACGGGCTGTGATTCGAGGATTTCCGAATGGGGAAACCCCGCCAGGGCGCGTGCGTACCTGGTGACTCCCGCCTGAATATATAGGGCGGGTAGAGGGAACGTGGGGAAGTGAAACATCTCAGTACCCACAGGAAGAGAAAACAACATGTGATTCCGGGAGTAGTGGCGAGCGAAACCGGATGAGGCTAAACCGGTGGTGTGTGATACCTGGCAGGGGTTGCATCATCGGGGTTGTGGGACGTGCCGTGGAGAGCTGCTGATCTCCGAGCGTGAGCGTCAAGGTATAGCGGAACATCTTGGAAGGGATGGCCGGAGTGGGTGAGAGTCCCGTACGCGAAATGCCTTGGCCGCGTGGTGTGTATCCCAAGTAGCACGGGGCCCGAGAAATCCCGTGTGAATCTGTCAGGACCACCTGATAAGCCTAAATACTCCCAGATGACCGATAGCGGACTAGTACCGTGAGGGAAAGGTGAAAAGTACCCCGGGAGGGGAGTGAAAGAGTACCTGAAACCGTTTGCTTACAATCCGTCGGAGCACCCTTGTTGGTGTGACGGCGTGCCTTTTGAAGAATGAGCCTGCGAGTTAGCGATATGTGGCGAGGTTAACCCGTGTGGGGTAGCCGTAGCGAAAGCGAGTCTGAATAGGGCGATTCAGTCGCATGTCCTAGACCCGAAGCGAAGTGATCTATCCATGGCCAGGCTGAAGCGACGGTAAGACGTCGTGGAGGGCCGAACCCACTTAGGTTGAAAACTGAGGGGATGAGCTGTGGATAGGGGTGAAAGGCCAATCAAACTTCGTGATAGCTGGTTCTCTCCGAAATGCATTTAGGTGCAGCGTTGCGTGTTTCTTGCCGGAGGTAGAGCTACTGGATGGCCGATGGGCCCTACAAGGTTACTGACGTCAGCTAAACTCCGAATGCCGGTAAGTGAGAGCGCAGCAGTGAGACTGTGGGGGATAAGCTTCATAGTCGAGAGGGAAACAACCCAGATCGCCAACTAAGGTCCCTAAGCGTGTGCTAAGTGGAAAAGGATGTGGAGTTGCTGTGACAACCAGGAGGTTGGCTTAGAAGCAGCCACCCTTGAAAGAGTGCGTAATAGCTCACTGGTCAAGTGATTCCGCGCCGACAATGTAACGGGGCTCAAGCACACCACCGAAGTTGCGGCATTCAGCGTATAGACAAGCCTTCGTGGTTCAGTTCGTTGGATGGGTAGGAGAGCGTCGTGTGGCGAGTGAAGCGGCGGAGTGATCCAGTCGTGGATGCCACACGAGTGAGAATGCAGGCATGAGTAGCGAAAGACGGGTGAGAAACCCGTCCTCCGGAAGACCAAGGGTTCCAGGGTCAAGCTAATCTGCCCTGGGTAAGTCGGGACCTAAGGCGAGGCCGACAGGCGTAGTCGATGGACAACGGGTTGATATTCCCGTACCGGCGGTGGACCGTCAAAGACCTAACCAGTAGTGCTAAACAAACCAATGCTTGGGTGGATCCTTCGGGTGATGCCTGGGTGGCGGCTGTGAACCCGATGCTGGGGTGGTGAGCGTGAGGTGTGACGCAGGAAGGTAGCCTGTGCCGGGCGATGGTTGTCCCGGTGTAAGCATGTAGCCCGGAGCGGATGAACAGTTCGTTCTGTGTGGGTGAGATGTGATGCGGACCCGTATGGGGAAGCAGGTGATCCTATGCTGCCAAGAAAAGCATCGACGTGAGGTTCATTGTTGCCCGTACCCCAAACCGACTCAGGTGGTCAGGTAGAGAATACTCAGGAGATCGAGAGAATCATGGTGAAGGAACTCGGCAAAATGCCCCCGTAACTTCGGGAGAAGGGGGCCACCCGCTTATACCGCCGTGCGCGGGAAAGGGTGTGGTGGCCGCAGAGACCAGTGGGAAGCGACTGTTTACTAAAAACACAGGTCCGTGCCAACACGCAAGTGGATGTATACGGACTGACGCCTGCCCGGTGCTGGAAGGTTAAGAGGAGAGGTTAGGGCTTTGGTCCGAAGCTTTGAATTTAAGCCCCAGTAAACGGCGGTGGTAACTATAACCATCCTAAGGTAGCGAAATTCCTTGTCGGGTAAGTTCCGACCTGCACGAATGGCGTAACGACTTCCCAGCTGTCTCCACCGTGAACTCGGCGAAATTGCACTACGAGTAAAGATGCTCGTTACGCGCAGAAGGACGGAAAGACCCCGTGACCTTTACTACAGCTTGGTATTGGTGTTCGGTGTGGCTTGTGTAGGATAGGTGGGAGACTGTGAAGCTGGCACGCTAGTGTTGGTGGAGTCGTTGTTGAAATACCACTCTGGTCATATTGGATATCTAACTACGGACCCTGATCGGGTTCTGGGACAGTGCCTGGTGGGTAGTTTAACTGGGGCGGTTGCCTCCCAAAAAGTAACGGAGGCGCCCAAAGGTTCCCTCAACCTGGTTGGCAATCAGGTGGCGAGTGTAAGTGCACAAGGGAGCTTGACTGTGAGACTGACAGGTCGAGCAGGGACGAAAGTCGGGACTAGTGATCCGGCAGTGGCTTGTGGAAGCGCTGTCGCTCAACGGATAAAAGGTACCTCGGGGATAACAGGCTGATCTTGCCCAAGAGTCCATATCGACGGCATGGTTTGGCACCTCGATGTCGGCTCGTCGCATCCTGGGGCTGGAGTTGGTCCCAAGGGTTGGGCTGTTCGCCCATTAAAGCGGTACGCGAGCTGGGTTTAGAACGTCGTGAGACAGTTCGGTCCCTATCCTCTGCGCGCGTTGGAGATTTGAGAGGATCTGACCCTAGTACGAGAGGACCGGGTTGGACGGACCTCTGGTGTGCCAGTTGTTCTGCCAAGGGCATGGCTGGTTGGCTACGTTCGGGATGGATAACCGCTGAAAGCATCTAAGCGGGAAGCCGGCCTCGAGATGAGATCTCCGTACACCCTTTGGGTGTGTGAGGCTCCCAGGAGATGACTGGGTTGATAGGCCAGATGTGGAAGCATGGTGACGTGTGGAGCTGACTGGTACTAATAAGCCGATGACTTGATTTCTTCACCCCCCTATTGTTGGGTGGGTGCATGAGTTTTTTCTAACGATGATGTTCGCGTTCACTTTGTGGTTCCCAACGGACGGCCACACCAACCCCTCATGCTCGTGTGTGGGGGTGGGTGGTTGATATGTTGATAGCGTTACGGTGGTTATAGCGTCAGGGAAACGCCCGGTCACATTCCGAACCCGGAAGCTAAGGCTGACAGCGCCGATGGTACTGCGAGGGGGACCTCGTGGGAGAGTAGGACACCGCCGGACACCCTTTGTGGGGGGTGTCGTGTTCTGGTCCGACAAGAGTGTCGGGTCGGGGACACGACACCCCCCTTTTTTTGTGTGTGCCCACCACCGCACACACCCGAACGGCCGGGCGCGGGGGCGGCAACGGCCCCCCTGCGCCCCTCAGAGCACCGCGAGCAGGGCGTCCACGTCCTCGGGGGTCGTGTCGAAAGCGCACATGAGCCGGAAGAGGCCCGGCTCGGTCGGCCAGCCGCCGAAGGCGAAGGCCCGGCGCGCGCGTTCGGCCGAGGCCTCGGGGAACCGCGCGAAGACCGCGTTCGACTCGACCGCGTGGGCGATCCCGAACCCGTCCTCCGGCCGCGCCTGTGCGAGTGCGGAAATCCCCGAGGCGAGTCGAGCGGCCATCGCATTCGCGTGAATCGCCGAGCGCCGCCACAGTTCCCCCGAGTAGAGCGCGAGCAGCTGCGCCGAGGCGAAGCGCATCTTGGACCCGAGCTGCAGGTTCATCTTCCGGAGATACGGCAGCCCGGGAGCCGCGTCGGGGCGGAGCACGACGACGGCCTCCGCGCCGATGAGCCCGTTCTTCGTGCCGCCGAGGCTCAGCAGATCGACGCCGAGCTCGCTCGTGAGCCCGCCGAGCGTCACGCCGAGATGCGCGGCCGCGTTGCCGAGCCGGGAGCCGTCGACGTGCAGGAGCATGTCGGCGGCGTGCGTCGCGTCGGCGAGCGCGCGGATCTCCTCGAGCCGGTAGCAGGTGCCGAGCTCCGTGCTCTGCGAGATGGAGACGACCAGCGGCTCCGCGCGATGCTCGTTGCCCCACCCCCAGGCCTCGCGCGCGACCAGCTCCGGTGTCAGCTTGCCGTCGGGGCTCGCGACGGGCAGCAGCTTCAGGCCGCCCACCTTCTCCGGCGCACCGGTCTCGTCGGTGTTGATGTGGGCGGTCTGCGCGCAGATCACCGCACCC from Leucobacter allii carries:
- a CDS encoding threonine aldolase family protein, whose product is MTASAPPAHRSFASDNWAGAHPEVLSAIAAANVGHAPAYGGDAWTAELGELVRGLFGAGAEVFPVFNGTGANVLALQAALPRWGAVICAQTAHINTDETGAPEKVGGLKLLPVASPDGKLTPELVAREAWGWGNEHRAEPLVVSISQSTELGTCYRLEEIRALADATHAADMLLHVDGSRLGNAAAHLGVTLGGLTSELGVDLLSLGGTKNGLIGAEAVVVLRPDAAPGLPYLRKMNLQLGSKMRFASAQLLALYSGELWRRSAIHANAMAARLASGISALAQARPEDGFGIAHAVESNAVFARFPEASAERARRAFAFGGWPTEPGLFRLMCAFDTTPEDVDALLAVL